A region of the Sphingobium yanoikuyae genome:
AATGCATCCGGTCGCCAGATGCTATATCTGATACCGTCGGGACTGACGGCGCCATCCGCAGCGGGCAATGCCAGCTTGCAGGCGGCGGGTGCTGCTGCTGCGGCCACTCTGACAGCCGCCGGCCTGCCGGTGCCGACGGGCATCAACCCCTTCTCCTACCCGGCGATCGGTGCTTCGGGCGCGCTTCAGGCGGGCGGCAACCTGCGCAGCTATTATACAAGCCTGGGCGCTAGCGAGACCGCGCTGTCGCAGGGGGTGGCGGGCGATCCCAACCTCCCCGACGCATCGCCGCTGACGCGGGTCAAGACGCAGACATATAATGGCACGATCAATCTCGACACCTTCTTTGGTGCGATCAAGTTCGTCGGCGGCTGGCGCAAGGTAAGCACGACGTCAAGACTGGACCTGGACGGATCGGCCGCTCCCATCCATACCACGACCGGCGATCAGACCCTGACCCAATATTCGGGTGAGTTGCAGATCACGGGCACTGCGCTCGACGATGCGGTTGATTTCGCCGGTGGCGCCTTCTACTTTCATGAATCAGGGTTCGACACATCTTCGTCCATATCTCTGCCATCATTCAATCCCACTACATTGTTCTTCAATGGTGAACTTGATAATGACAGCATCGGCGCTTATGCTCAGGCCACCTATCATTTCACCGATCGCCTCTCCTTCACCGGCGGACTGCGCTACTCGGTGGATGACAAGGGTCTTACCACCAGAAACTCTACCCAGAACCGCACGAGCGGAACTATCGCATGTCAAATCCCGACAGCAACGGTGGCCAATGGCTGCGCGCTCCGCGTCCGCGATGATTTCGACGGCGTCTCCTATCTTGCGAGCCTCGACTACAAGCTGAGCGAGGATGTGCTCGTCTATCTCAAGACCAGCAAGGGCTTCCGTTCCGGCGGACAGAATCTGCGTGCCAACTCGGTCGCGACGGCCATCCCCTTCAAGCCCGAGATCGCCTATGCTCATGAGGCCGGCATCAAGAGCGAATTGTTCGATCGCCGCCTGCGCCTCAATCTGGCAGGCTATTATTCCAACGTGAACGACATCCAGCGGACCACGCTGATCGGCTTGGCCAACGGTACGACCCAGACGGTTCTGACCAACGCGGGCAAGATTCGCATCTGGGGTTTGGAAGGCGAATTTCTGGTCCAGCTGCCGGCTGGCTTCCAGGTCGGCGGGACCGGCAGCTACACCAATGCCAAATACAAGGACTATCAGGAACTGCCCAGCCGCACCAACCTGACCGGCAACCGTCTGGACGAGCGGGTTGAAGGTGTACCGAAATGGACCTGGTCCCTGACCGGCAGCTACGAACACGCATTCGATTTCGGCCGGTTCAATCTGCGCACAGACTATAGCTGGACCTCTGCGATCAATCTTCAGCCTTATACACCCTTTATCGGGGATCCGCAGGGCGTGACCATCGATCCCAACACCGGCACGACGATTGCGCAGAACATCATCGATGCCACTACGTCGCCCAAGCAGGGCGTGTTGAGCGCGCGCGCCTCACTGTCGCTGATGGATGACAAGCTGGAACTGGCGGTGTTCGGCCGCAACCTGACGAACAATCGCAAGGTGGTTCAGGCCCTGTATGTCGGCGGCCTGGGCTATGTTTCGGGCGTGCGTCGTGAACCTTTGACCTAC
Encoded here:
- a CDS encoding TonB-dependent receptor, with the protein product MQDIIVTARKVAENLQDVPVAVTAFTAETLLQQGATKVSDVARTTPSLTVRESPSNPTAISITLRGQVQTDVLATLDPSVGTYVDDMYWSRAYGLNQDLLDLSSVQVLKGPQGTLFGRNTTGGAMLFETNNPNFDGVSGSIAATYGRFNERVGTVVVNIPLIDDKLAIRGALQRNLRDGWMKDRITGDKYNDRDNWAARGKILYQATDNLSFLFSAEYFKQDVNASGRQMLYLIPSGLTAPSAAGNASLQAAGAAAAATLTAAGLPVPTGINPFSYPAIGASGALQAGGNLRSYYTSLGASETALSQGVAGDPNLPDASPLTRVKTQTYNGTINLDTFFGAIKFVGGWRKVSTTSRLDLDGSAAPIHTTTGDQTLTQYSGELQITGTALDDAVDFAGGAFYFHESGFDTSSSISLPSFNPTTLFFNGELDNDSIGAYAQATYHFTDRLSFTGGLRYSVDDKGLTTRNSTQNRTSGTIACQIPTATVANGCALRVRDDFDGVSYLASLDYKLSEDVLVYLKTSKGFRSGGQNLRANSVATAIPFKPEIAYAHEAGIKSELFDRRLRLNLAGYYSNVNDIQRTTLIGLANGTTQTVLTNAGKIRIWGLEGEFLVQLPAGFQVGGTGSYTNAKYKDYQELPSRTNLTGNRLDERVEGVPKWTWSLTGSYEHAFDFGRFNLRTDYSWTSAINLQPYTPFIGDPQGVTIDPNTGTTIAQNIIDATTSPKQGVLSARASLSLMDDKLELAVFGRNLTNNRKVVQALYVGGLGYVSGVRREPLTYGGTITYRFGS